From Acidipropionibacterium acidipropionici, one genomic window encodes:
- the ftsH gene encoding ATP-dependent zinc metalloprotease FtsH, whose translation MKNASRIFRGPLLWILLAIIAIITVLNLTSSMAGAKDIPTSQAVSMINGNDKLKEVVLTDGDQTIQITNAKGEQFRSHWVGDQSDKIIDRLNQRVENKTITTWRGENPGPSVWKSLLVNMLPFVIMIVVFLWFFNAAQGGMGGRGGVMNFGKSKANVGTKDTPKTTFKDVAGVQEAIDELQEIREFLSEPAKFQRVGAKIPKGVLLYGPPGTGKTLLARAVAGEAGVPFFSISGSDFVEMFVGVGASRVRDLFEQAKEAAPAIIFIDEIDAVGRHRGAGMGGGHDEREQTLNQLLVEMDGFDVHGGVILIAATNRPDVLDPALLRPGRFDRQIAVEAPDMEGRVKILQVHAEGKPMADNVDLASIARRTPGMTGADLANVLNEAALLTARNNLPVIGNGELDEAIDRVIAGPQKKTRIMDDHERLVTAYHEGGHALVAAAMPGTDPVQKITILPRGRALGYTMVMPDSDKYSQTRGELLDQMAYMMGGRAAEELIFHDPSTGASNDIEKATKVARAMVTQYGLSAKIGTVQLGSGDSEPFLGMTAGQDRDYSEQTASVVDGEVRVLLENAHQEAFDCLVANRPVLDELVRQLFAKETLSKAEVADVFQALQKWPSRGSFTGSDKRIPSTVPPITPPPVPSAADPKGAISTGTATSTAAPAADPAAGNQQADGSAPAWHAPSDWAPPSWNPSQGPEQHEAGPRTDPGQAPGQQDSAQQGPGGSGSDGRSSDGGSAGDDGSDGQNPWAPRQ comes from the coding sequence ATGAAAAACGCGTCGCGAATCTTCCGCGGTCCGCTGTTGTGGATCCTGCTTGCGATCATCGCCATCATCACGGTACTCAATCTCACGAGTTCCATGGCTGGCGCCAAGGATATTCCCACATCGCAGGCCGTCTCCATGATCAACGGGAATGACAAGCTCAAAGAGGTTGTCCTGACCGATGGTGACCAGACCATCCAGATCACCAACGCCAAGGGCGAGCAGTTCCGCTCCCACTGGGTGGGGGATCAGAGCGACAAGATCATCGACCGGCTGAACCAGCGGGTCGAGAACAAGACGATCACCACCTGGCGGGGCGAGAACCCCGGGCCCAGCGTGTGGAAGTCGCTGCTGGTCAACATGCTGCCCTTCGTCATCATGATCGTGGTGTTTCTGTGGTTCTTCAACGCCGCCCAGGGCGGCATGGGGGGCCGAGGCGGCGTCATGAACTTCGGCAAGTCCAAGGCCAATGTCGGCACCAAGGACACCCCGAAGACGACATTCAAGGACGTCGCCGGCGTCCAGGAGGCCATCGACGAGCTCCAGGAGATCCGCGAGTTCCTGTCAGAGCCGGCGAAGTTCCAGCGGGTCGGCGCGAAGATCCCCAAGGGCGTCCTGCTCTACGGGCCTCCCGGTACCGGCAAGACGCTGCTGGCGAGGGCGGTCGCCGGGGAGGCCGGCGTCCCCTTCTTCTCGATCTCCGGATCGGACTTCGTCGAGATGTTCGTCGGCGTCGGCGCCTCCCGCGTCCGCGATCTGTTCGAGCAGGCCAAGGAGGCCGCCCCGGCCATCATCTTCATCGATGAGATCGATGCCGTCGGCCGTCATCGCGGCGCCGGCATGGGCGGTGGCCACGACGAGCGCGAGCAGACGCTGAACCAGCTTCTGGTCGAGATGGACGGCTTCGACGTCCACGGCGGCGTCATCCTCATCGCCGCCACCAACCGGCCCGACGTCCTGGACCCGGCCCTGCTGCGTCCCGGACGCTTCGACCGCCAGATCGCGGTGGAGGCCCCCGACATGGAGGGCCGCGTGAAGATCCTCCAGGTGCACGCCGAGGGCAAGCCGATGGCCGACAACGTCGACCTGGCAAGCATCGCCCGCCGGACCCCCGGCATGACCGGTGCGGACCTCGCCAATGTGCTCAACGAGGCGGCCCTGCTCACCGCCCGCAACAACCTTCCGGTGATCGGCAACGGCGAACTCGACGAGGCCATCGACCGGGTGATCGCCGGGCCGCAGAAGAAGACCCGGATCATGGACGACCACGAGAGACTCGTGACCGCCTACCACGAGGGCGGCCACGCCCTGGTGGCCGCGGCGATGCCGGGCACCGATCCGGTGCAGAAGATCACCATCCTGCCGCGGGGCCGGGCCCTGGGCTACACGATGGTGATGCCCGACTCGGACAAGTACTCCCAGACCCGTGGCGAGCTCCTCGATCAGATGGCCTACATGATGGGCGGACGCGCGGCCGAGGAGCTCATCTTCCACGACCCGTCGACCGGCGCCTCCAACGACATCGAGAAGGCCACCAAGGTGGCCCGGGCGATGGTGACCCAGTACGGGCTGTCGGCGAAGATCGGCACCGTGCAGCTGGGATCGGGCGACTCCGAGCCCTTCCTCGGCATGACCGCCGGGCAGGATCGCGACTACTCGGAGCAGACCGCGTCGGTGGTCGACGGCGAGGTGCGGGTCCTGCTGGAGAACGCCCACCAGGAGGCCTTCGACTGCCTGGTGGCCAACCGGCCCGTCCTCGATGAGCTGGTGCGTCAGCTCTTCGCCAAGGAGACCCTCTCCAAGGCCGAGGTGGCCGACGTCTTCCAGGCCCTGCAGAAGTGGCCCTCGCGGGGCTCCTTCACCGGTTCTGACAAGCGGATTCCCTCGACGGTTCCGCCGATCACCCCGCCTCCGGTGCCGTCGGCGGCCGATCCCAAGGGTGCCATCAGCACCGGGACCGCGACGTCGACCGCGGCCCCGGCCGCAGACCCGGCAGCCGGGAACCAGCAGGCCGACGGCTCGGCCCCCGCATGGCATGCGCCCAGCGACTGGGCGCCGCCGAGCTGGAATCCCTCGCAGGGACCGGAGCAGCACGAGGCCGGGCCGCGCACCGACCCGGGCCAGGCTCCTGGTCAGCAGGATTCCGCGCAGCAGGGGCCGGGCGGATCGGGCTCCGACGGCCGGAGTTCTGACGGCGGGAGCGCCGGCGACGACGGGTCCGACGGGCAGAACCCGTGGGCTCCCAGGCAGTGA
- the folE gene encoding GTP cyclohydrolase I FolE: MPDQFDRRADGPAVEHPAVDEARAAAAVREFLVAIGEDPDREGLQETPARVARAAGELFAGMRADPAEVLSKTFDMSHDEMVLVRDIEVQSFCEHHLLPFTGVAHVGYIPAPNGRVTGLSKLARLVDAYAKRPQVQERLTTQVADALVEHIGARGVIVVVECEHMCMTMRGVRKPGSRTVTSAVRGILRDSATRAEAMSLILNH; the protein is encoded by the coding sequence ATCCCTGACCAGTTCGATCGACGGGCCGACGGGCCAGCGGTCGAGCACCCCGCGGTAGACGAGGCCCGTGCGGCCGCGGCCGTCCGGGAGTTCCTCGTGGCGATCGGGGAGGACCCGGACCGCGAGGGGCTCCAGGAGACCCCCGCCCGGGTCGCGCGTGCCGCCGGTGAGCTGTTCGCCGGTATGCGCGCCGATCCCGCCGAGGTGCTGTCCAAGACCTTCGACATGTCCCACGACGAGATGGTCCTGGTGCGCGATATCGAGGTGCAGTCCTTCTGCGAGCACCACCTGCTCCCCTTCACCGGGGTGGCGCACGTCGGCTACATCCCCGCGCCGAACGGCCGGGTGACGGGGCTGAGCAAGCTGGCGCGGCTGGTCGACGCCTACGCCAAACGGCCCCAGGTGCAGGAGCGGCTCACCACCCAGGTCGCCGACGCCCTGGTGGAGCACATCGGCGCGCGCGGCGTGATCGTGGTCGTCGAGTGCGAGCACATGTGCATGACGATGCGAGGGGTCCGCAAGCCGGGATCACGGACGGTGACGTCGGCCGTCCGGGGCATTCTCCGCGACTCGGCCACCCGCGCGGAGGCGATGAGCCTCATTCTGAATCACTGA
- the folP gene encoding dihydropteroate synthase yields the protein MIDVDPAACAPHPPRTLVMGVVNVTPDSFSDGGMWLERDDAIAHAGQLIAEGADLIDVGGESTRPGTARTSSAEELARVVPVVEALAGAGARISVDTMRSEVALAAIEAGAKIINDVSGGLADPRMLPVVAEHGVDYVVMHWRAQSATMQDPSLTHYDDVTAEVIAEVSTRVQAAQDAGIARERIIVDPGVGFSKNGPQNWQLLREIDRFQEGFADLRVLWGVSRKGFLGTLLAAGSPVRGPRPPMGRDAATQALTAWCAGHGAWAVRTHEVQGNRDTCEVFGRLAAE from the coding sequence GTGATTGACGTCGACCCCGCAGCCTGCGCACCGCATCCGCCACGGACTCTCGTGATGGGTGTGGTCAACGTCACCCCCGACTCCTTCTCCGACGGCGGGATGTGGCTGGAGCGCGACGACGCCATCGCCCATGCCGGCCAGCTCATCGCCGAGGGGGCCGATCTCATCGACGTCGGCGGGGAGTCGACCCGGCCCGGAACCGCCAGGACGTCGTCGGCCGAGGAGCTGGCCAGGGTGGTGCCGGTGGTCGAGGCGCTGGCCGGGGCAGGGGCGCGCATCTCGGTGGACACGATGCGCTCCGAGGTGGCCCTGGCGGCCATCGAGGCGGGGGCCAAGATCATCAACGACGTCTCCGGGGGACTCGCCGATCCGCGGATGCTTCCGGTCGTCGCCGAGCACGGCGTCGACTATGTCGTGATGCACTGGCGGGCGCAGTCGGCGACCATGCAGGATCCGTCGCTCACCCACTACGACGACGTGACCGCGGAGGTGATCGCCGAGGTGTCGACCCGGGTGCAGGCGGCCCAGGACGCCGGGATCGCGAGGGAGAGGATCATCGTGGACCCGGGGGTCGGGTTCTCCAAGAACGGCCCCCAGAACTGGCAGCTGCTGCGCGAGATCGATCGCTTCCAGGAAGGGTTCGCCGACCTGCGGGTGCTGTGGGGGGTCTCGCGCAAGGGGTTCCTGGGCACGCTGCTGGCCGCCGGATCCCCGGTGAGGGGGCCGCGCCCGCCGATGGGGCGCGACGCCGCCACCCAGGCGCTGACGGCATGGTGCGCCGGGCACGGGGCGTGGGCGGTGCGCACCCACGAGGTGCAGGGGAACCGGGACACCTGCGAGGTCTTCGGCCGACTGGCCGCCGAGTGA
- the folB gene encoding dihydroneopterin aldolase, whose protein sequence is MVGTRDDPGHIRLRGIAAIGHHGVLASEKALGQPFIVDVDAFVHLETSSDQLSDTVNYAELAQGVVAEITGDPVDLIETLTGRIADRCLALDPRILAVTVTVHKPQAPVGVPVADVEVTLTRSRQ, encoded by the coding sequence GTGGTGGGCACACGAGACGATCCGGGGCACATCCGGCTGAGGGGCATCGCCGCCATCGGGCATCATGGCGTCCTCGCGTCTGAGAAGGCGCTGGGCCAGCCTTTCATCGTCGACGTCGATGCCTTCGTTCATCTCGAGACCAGTTCCGATCAGCTGTCCGACACCGTCAACTACGCAGAGCTCGCCCAGGGGGTTGTCGCCGAGATCACCGGGGATCCGGTCGACCTCATCGAGACCCTCACCGGCCGCATCGCCGATAGATGTCTGGCTCTCGATCCGCGGATCCTCGCGGTGACGGTCACCGTCCATAAACCCCAAGCTCCCGTCGGCGTACCTGTGGCCGACGTCGAGGTGACACTTACCAGGAGTCGTCAATGA
- the folK gene encoding 2-amino-4-hydroxy-6-hydroxymethyldihydropteridine diphosphokinase, which translates to MSLPKDTVAPGIHVETLGAMRPLRTVVFSLGANLGDTLETLQGAVDQLCDTPNAIPVGVSPVYLTKPVGKLDQPDFHNLVLVMESTLTARTLLERALAIEDAFGRERLEVNGPRTVDVDLIQVGPLSIDEADLKIPHPRAHERAFVLVPWHDVEPGAVLEGHGPISELIAGLDTSGVRSVGPEVTLS; encoded by the coding sequence ATGAGTCTTCCCAAAGACACCGTCGCCCCGGGGATCCATGTCGAGACCCTCGGTGCGATGAGGCCGCTGCGCACTGTCGTGTTCAGCCTCGGCGCAAATCTCGGCGACACCCTGGAGACCCTCCAGGGTGCTGTCGATCAGTTGTGCGACACCCCGAATGCCATTCCGGTGGGGGTCTCCCCGGTGTATCTCACCAAGCCGGTCGGCAAGCTGGACCAGCCGGATTTCCACAACCTGGTGCTGGTGATGGAGTCGACGCTGACCGCCCGGACGCTGCTCGAGCGCGCTCTGGCGATAGAGGATGCCTTCGGCCGGGAGAGGCTGGAGGTCAACGGTCCTCGCACCGTCGACGTCGACCTCATCCAGGTGGGGCCGTTGAGCATCGACGAGGCGGATCTCAAGATTCCGCATCCGCGTGCCCATGAGCGGGCCTTCGTGCTGGTTCCGTGGCACGACGTCGAGCCCGGTGCGGTGCTGGAGGGCCACGGCCCGATCTCCGAGTTGATCGCCGGGCTCGACACCTCCGGGGTGCGGTCGGTGGGTCCGGAGGTCACGCTGTCGTGA
- a CDS encoding DUF3180 domain-containing protein, protein MTRSLPPHDPSEDRPEPGQEPPRGSLAPTDLRTVVIAALCGAALGWFAMSLFVVTGSTVPVLPWSLPVILLLVAVATWVYARILRAKVTDPHREVSPSEGLVGLALSKAVLLTGAALVGACILYSVEYVGQWSIPFPRQRVIRGGVTAVVCAVMGWAGWRLESACRVPHDPDDAR, encoded by the coding sequence GTGACGCGGTCGCTGCCGCCCCATGATCCCTCCGAGGACAGACCGGAGCCCGGTCAGGAGCCGCCCCGGGGGAGCCTCGCCCCGACCGATCTTCGGACGGTGGTGATCGCGGCCCTGTGCGGCGCCGCCCTCGGGTGGTTCGCGATGAGCCTGTTCGTCGTCACCGGTTCGACTGTCCCGGTGCTGCCGTGGTCCCTTCCGGTGATCCTGCTGTTGGTGGCCGTGGCCACGTGGGTGTACGCGAGGATTCTGCGGGCGAAGGTGACCGATCCGCACCGGGAGGTCTCCCCGAGTGAGGGGCTGGTGGGTCTGGCCCTGTCGAAGGCCGTCCTGCTGACCGGAGCCGCACTGGTGGGAGCGTGCATTCTCTACTCGGTGGAGTACGTCGGCCAGTGGTCGATCCCGTTCCCGCGGCAGAGGGTGATCCGCGGCGGGGTCACCGCCGTCGTGTGCGCCGTGATGGGGTGGGCCGGGTGGCGTCTGGAATCGGCATGCCGGGTGCCTCATGATCCCGATGACGCGCGTTGA
- a CDS encoding NADH-quinone oxidoreductase subunit D-related protein has translation MPDDFNRLLTVGSVPPPSSALEAVHIDLGPDHPTRPGLVTIPALVEEGSLTRAKVEIEYLHRGPEKLFEARDYRQLIMLASRHDWQAPFVGELGAALVVERAMGLVCPPRVTWIRTLLLEFSRISSHLAFLSWLPYAADDTGTSHALHASLAFSHILWEKLTGNRVHPMVTRIGGISADVDSGWSDLLLEWLGEAAVLGESLQQILNSPEMRRRTRGIAALGPDDVDAFGLSGPVARAAGVPLDERHQPGHLAHDELSPAPVDAPTDGDAFSRFSWLIAEIAQSADLCRQVLGILPGVEGPLDTHLPTVVRAPRGTTWSSLEAPWGTAGYLLVSNGGPTPGRLALRTPTFADVAALEHALPGTRLDDVPAAIASLGWTLGDLDK, from the coding sequence GTGCCTGACGACTTCAACCGGCTGCTCACCGTGGGCTCCGTGCCTCCTCCCTCCTCCGCCCTGGAGGCGGTGCACATCGATCTGGGCCCCGACCATCCAACCCGGCCGGGACTCGTCACTATTCCCGCTCTCGTTGAGGAGGGTAGCCTCACGCGCGCCAAAGTCGAGATCGAGTATCTGCACCGCGGCCCCGAGAAACTCTTCGAGGCCCGCGACTACCGGCAACTCATCATGCTGGCCTCCCGCCACGACTGGCAGGCACCATTTGTCGGAGAGCTCGGCGCAGCTCTCGTCGTCGAACGGGCAATGGGGCTTGTCTGCCCGCCCCGAGTCACCTGGATCCGGACACTCCTCCTGGAGTTCTCACGTATCTCCAGCCACCTCGCTTTCCTGTCATGGCTGCCATACGCCGCTGATGACACCGGCACGTCCCACGCTCTTCATGCCTCACTGGCCTTCTCCCACATATTGTGGGAGAAGCTCACCGGCAATCGGGTGCATCCGATGGTCACCCGCATCGGCGGTATCTCAGCTGACGTCGATTCCGGTTGGTCCGACCTCCTCCTCGAATGGCTCGGCGAAGCCGCCGTCCTCGGCGAATCACTCCAGCAGATCCTCAACAGTCCCGAAATGCGGCGGCGCACCCGCGGCATTGCCGCACTGGGGCCCGATGACGTCGACGCCTTCGGCCTGTCCGGTCCGGTGGCCCGTGCTGCCGGCGTCCCCCTCGACGAACGCCACCAGCCAGGGCACCTGGCCCACGACGAACTCTCCCCGGCGCCCGTGGACGCCCCCACCGACGGGGACGCCTTCTCGCGGTTCAGCTGGCTCATCGCAGAGATCGCCCAGTCGGCGGACCTGTGCCGGCAGGTACTGGGGATCCTCCCCGGCGTCGAGGGCCCCCTGGACACCCACCTGCCCACCGTCGTGCGCGCCCCGCGAGGCACCACATGGTCCTCCCTGGAGGCTCCGTGGGGGACGGCCGGCTACCTGCTCGTCTCCAACGGGGGCCCCACCCCCGGCCGGCTGGCCCTGCGCACCCCCACCTTCGCCGACGTCGCCGCCCTGGAGCACGCCCTGCCGGGAACCCGCCTCGACGACGTCCCGGCCGCCATCGCCTCCCTCGGATGGACCCTCGGCGATTTGGACAAATAG
- a CDS encoding integrase catalytic domain-containing protein yields MDRELSMAARREITKKYAHQYRAASKKDKSVLLDSLTATTGWTRDHARRAIRAALTRKGAASQQKRRPRPRKYSYDAVKVLQHVWSVTGQPSGKYLAPVMDDTLNRLERFKEFGKVTRRATPAVLTELRSMSAATIDRYLKPFKDAAYPAAGLSATRPAPHILRAAVPLRTSLDGPITDPGLVEVDTVAHCGHTLVGEFLWTLSATLPVSGYTVLTTVKNKAFVHIGAGMDRIVDQMPVPVAEVHVDNGSEFINWGLIDWAKGHDIAMSRSRPYKKNDNAHVEQRNGDWVRRHAFRYRYETATELQLLNQLWPLVMARKNHLLPCVKAIGWTTTSAGRKKRVYDKPKTPYQRLVDSGVLDPATRARLAAEHDRLNPADLARRITDIQNQLIRLAERRTQTDQPAA; encoded by the coding sequence ATGGATCGGGAGCTGTCGATGGCCGCACGCCGTGAGATCACCAAGAAGTACGCCCACCAGTACCGGGCCGCATCGAAGAAGGACAAGTCGGTGCTGCTGGACTCCCTGACCGCCACCACAGGCTGGACCCGTGACCACGCCCGCCGCGCGATCCGGGCAGCCCTGACGCGGAAAGGTGCCGCGTCCCAGCAGAAGCGCCGGCCCCGGCCCCGCAAGTACTCCTACGACGCCGTGAAGGTCCTCCAGCACGTGTGGAGCGTGACGGGTCAGCCCTCCGGGAAGTACCTGGCCCCCGTGATGGACGACACCCTGAACAGGCTGGAACGCTTCAAGGAGTTCGGGAAAGTCACCCGCCGGGCCACCCCCGCGGTGCTGACCGAACTGCGCTCCATGTCGGCGGCCACCATCGACAGGTACCTGAAACCCTTCAAGGACGCCGCCTACCCGGCCGCCGGCCTGTCAGCCACCCGACCCGCCCCTCACATCCTGCGTGCCGCGGTGCCGCTGCGCACCAGCCTGGACGGGCCGATCACCGATCCCGGGCTGGTAGAGGTCGACACCGTGGCCCACTGCGGCCACACCCTGGTCGGGGAATTCCTGTGGACCTTGTCGGCCACCCTGCCCGTCTCCGGCTACACGGTCCTGACCACGGTCAAGAACAAGGCATTCGTCCACATCGGGGCCGGCATGGACCGGATCGTCGACCAGATGCCCGTGCCCGTGGCGGAGGTCCACGTCGACAACGGGTCGGAGTTCATCAACTGGGGCCTCATCGACTGGGCGAAGGGCCACGACATCGCGATGTCCCGCTCGCGGCCCTACAAGAAGAACGACAACGCCCACGTCGAGCAGCGCAACGGCGACTGGGTCCGCCGCCACGCCTTCAGATACCGCTACGAGACCGCAACCGAGCTTCAGCTGCTCAACCAGTTGTGGCCCCTGGTGATGGCCCGCAAGAACCACCTACTGCCCTGCGTCAAGGCCATCGGCTGGACCACCACCTCCGCGGGGCGCAAGAAGCGGGTCTACGACAAGCCCAAGACCCCTTACCAGCGGCTGGTCGACTCCGGTGTCCTGGACCCCGCCACACGGGCCCGCCTGGCAGCCGAGCACGACAGGCTCAACCCCGCCGATCTGGCCCGGCGGATCACCGACATCCAGAACCAGCTCATCCGCCTAGCCGAACGTCGCACCCAGACCGACCAACCCGCCGCCTGA
- a CDS encoding histone-like nucleoid-structuring protein Lsr2, which yields MAQRVRVDLVDDLDGSPADESVVFSIDGVNYSIDLSADNAQKLRDELGPWIGAARRTGGRRTRGRRPVGGPTANEIRSWAQSEGLEVSSRGRVSNEIRAAYERAHA from the coding sequence ATGGCACAGAGGGTTCGCGTCGACCTCGTCGACGATCTTGATGGGTCCCCGGCCGACGAATCGGTCGTCTTTTCGATCGACGGGGTGAACTACTCCATCGATCTGTCCGCGGATAACGCTCAGAAGCTTCGCGATGAGCTCGGCCCCTGGATTGGAGCCGCTCGCCGTACCGGTGGTCGTCGCACTCGCGGGCGTCGTCCTGTGGGTGGCCCGACCGCCAATGAGATTCGCTCCTGGGCCCAGTCCGAGGGGCTCGAGGTTTCGTCCCGCGGCCGCGTCTCCAATGAGATTCGCGCCGCATATGAGCGGGCTCACGCCTGA
- a CDS encoding ATP-dependent Clp protease ATP-binding subunit, whose amino-acid sequence MFERFTDRARRVVVLAQDEAKALNHNYIGTEHLLLGLISEGEGVAAKALESLDISLEAVRAQVEEIIGHGNNTPAGHIPFTPRAKKVLELSLREALQMNHSYIGTEHILLGLIREGEGVAAQVLIRLGADLNTVRNTVLQLLQGYQGNDKEAATAGAPDVGPAQSSATVLDQFGRNLTQAAKDGELDPVIGRETEIERVMTVLSRRTKNNPVLIGEPGVGKSACVEGLAQAIVRGDVPETLRGKQIYSLDLGSMVAGSRYRGDFEERMKKVLKEIKTRGDIVLFIDEIHTLVGAGAAEGAIDAASILKPMLARGELQTVGATTLDEYRKHIEKDAALERRFQPIQVAEPSVPLTIEILKGLRDKYEAHHKITITDEAISAAANLSARYVQDRFLPDKAIDLIDEAGARMRIRRMTAPPDLREIDDKIAQVRIDKESAIDAQDFERAAGLRDDEKKLISEREAKEEEWKAGDSSVPAVVGEEEIAEVLSSSTGIPVFKLTEEESERLLHMEDEIGKRYVGQTDAVKALSRSIRRTRAGLKDPKRPMGSFIFAGPSGVGKTELTKALTEFLFGDEDALITLDMSEYSEKHTASRMFGSPPGFVGYEEGGQLTEKVRRKPFSVILFDEIEKAHPDIFNSLLQILDEGRLTDAQGRVVDFKNTVIVLTTNLGTRDISKSVNLGFSKAGDEESSYERMKAKVTEELKGHFRPEFLNRLDEIIVFHQLSHEDVLRIVDLMVGELEQRLGDKDMSIEVTPAAKQLLADRGFDPLMGARPLRRTIQRDVEDVLAEKILFGEVKPGQIVLVDVAPEGSEQPFTFTGTSRGELPDEVPAELTSGGSESEAS is encoded by the coding sequence ATGTTCGAACGGTTCACAGACCGGGCGCGTCGGGTCGTCGTCCTGGCCCAGGACGAGGCCAAGGCCCTGAACCACAATTACATCGGTACGGAGCACCTCCTGCTGGGACTCATCAGCGAGGGGGAGGGAGTGGCCGCCAAGGCCCTCGAGTCCCTCGACATCTCCCTCGAGGCTGTGCGAGCCCAGGTGGAGGAGATCATCGGGCACGGCAACAACACGCCGGCCGGGCACATCCCGTTCACCCCGCGGGCCAAGAAGGTTCTCGAACTGAGCCTGCGCGAGGCCCTGCAGATGAACCACTCGTACATCGGCACCGAGCACATCCTGCTCGGGCTGATCCGCGAGGGGGAGGGTGTGGCCGCCCAGGTGCTGATCCGGCTGGGTGCCGATCTCAACACGGTGCGCAACACCGTGCTGCAGCTGCTCCAGGGATACCAGGGCAACGACAAGGAGGCTGCTACGGCCGGTGCTCCCGACGTCGGGCCCGCCCAGTCCAGCGCGACGGTGCTGGACCAGTTCGGTCGCAACCTGACCCAGGCTGCGAAGGACGGCGAACTCGATCCCGTGATCGGTCGTGAGACCGAGATCGAGCGGGTGATGACCGTTCTGAGCCGCCGTACCAAGAACAACCCCGTCCTGATCGGCGAGCCCGGCGTCGGCAAGTCCGCCTGCGTCGAGGGCCTCGCCCAGGCGATCGTGCGCGGCGACGTCCCCGAGACGCTGCGCGGCAAGCAGATCTACAGCCTCGATCTCGGTTCGATGGTGGCGGGCTCCCGCTACCGCGGCGATTTCGAGGAGAGGATGAAGAAGGTCCTCAAGGAGATCAAGACCCGCGGCGACATCGTCCTGTTCATCGACGAGATCCACACCCTGGTGGGTGCGGGTGCCGCCGAGGGAGCCATCGACGCCGCCAGCATCCTCAAGCCGATGCTGGCCCGCGGCGAGCTTCAGACGGTGGGCGCCACGACTCTCGACGAGTACCGCAAGCACATCGAGAAGGACGCCGCCCTGGAGCGCCGGTTCCAGCCGATCCAGGTGGCCGAGCCCTCGGTGCCGCTGACCATCGAGATCCTCAAGGGCCTGCGCGACAAGTACGAGGCTCATCACAAGATCACGATCACCGATGAGGCGATCTCCGCCGCGGCGAACCTGTCGGCCCGCTACGTCCAGGATCGTTTCCTTCCGGACAAGGCGATCGACCTGATCGACGAGGCCGGGGCCCGGATGAGGATCCGTCGGATGACGGCTCCGCCGGACCTGCGCGAGATCGACGACAAGATCGCCCAGGTGCGCATCGACAAGGAGTCGGCGATCGACGCCCAGGACTTCGAGCGGGCTGCCGGTCTGCGTGACGACGAGAAGAAGCTGATCTCCGAGCGCGAGGCCAAGGAGGAGGAGTGGAAGGCAGGTGATTCCTCGGTGCCGGCGGTGGTCGGCGAGGAGGAGATCGCCGAGGTGCTCTCCAGCTCCACCGGGATCCCGGTCTTCAAGCTCACCGAGGAGGAGTCCGAGCGGCTGCTCCACATGGAGGACGAGATCGGCAAGCGGTATGTCGGCCAGACGGACGCCGTCAAGGCGCTGTCGCGGTCGATCCGCCGTACCCGTGCCGGGCTGAAGGATCCGAAGCGCCCGATGGGCTCGTTCATCTTCGCCGGGCCTTCGGGCGTCGGCAAGACCGAGCTCACCAAGGCGCTCACCGAGTTCCTGTTCGGCGACGAGGACGCCCTCATCACGCTGGACATGTCGGAGTACTCCGAGAAGCACACGGCGTCGCGGATGTTCGGTTCCCCGCCAGGCTTCGTCGGATACGAGGAGGGCGGGCAGCTCACCGAGAAGGTGCGCCGCAAGCCGTTCTCGGTGATCCTCTTCGACGAGATCGAGAAGGCTCACCCCGACATCTTCAACTCGCTGCTGCAGATCCTCGACGAGGGGCGTCTGACCGATGCCCAGGGCCGCGTGGTGGACTTCAAGAACACGGTCATCGTGCTCACCACCAACCTCGGTACCCGGGACATCTCCAAGAGCGTCAATCTGGGGTTCTCGAAGGCGGGCGACGAGGAGTCGAGCTACGAGCGGATGAAGGCCAAGGTGACCGAGGAGCTGAAGGGGCACTTCCGTCCCGAGTTCCTCAACCGTCTTGACGAGATCATCGTCTTCCACCAGCTCAGCCACGAGGACGTCCTGCGGATCGTCGACCTGATGGTCGGCGAGCTGGAGCAGCGTCTGGGAGACAAGGACATGAGCATCGAGGTGACCCCGGCTGCCAAGCAGCTGCTGGCCGATCGGGGCTTCGACCCGCTGATGGGTGCCCGGCCGCTGCGTCGGACCATTCAGCGCGACGTCGAGGACGTGCTCGCCGAGAAGATCCTCTTCGGGGAGGTGAAGCCGGGACAGATCGTCCTGGTGGACGTCGCCCCGGAGGGCTCGGAGCAGCCCTTCACCTTCACCGGGACGTCTCGCGGGGAGCTCCCCGACGAGGTGCCGGCGGAGCTGACCTCCGGCGGCTCGGAGAGCGAAGCCTCCTGA